Proteins found in one Planococcus citri chromosome 2, ihPlaCitr1.1, whole genome shotgun sequence genomic segment:
- the Nsun5 gene encoding 28S rRNA (cytosine-C(5))-methyltransferase: protein MLSGMANAVLKHSIKVPRLYKSAAVVLTQVKAGNNVKSVIDKIKHPNKKGIMALVSKTMRYDKTIEDIFKNTKILTKEENMDENLAAILVTELLWGKKLLQGDSKPVQTIMKYKEILASAVESDKLIDDEQCLQTSWRPRYVRINTIQHRPDAVINYFKKNAWTMLRTPETYVDYIELIKSNLKDAKFIRDYHMEEVLLFPFGTVFAENNMYRNGSFVLQDKASCMATRVLSPEPGSTILDMCAAPGMKTTHLAAHIKNQGKIFAVERDKTRFVTLKEMVRRCKAKCVTPIQSDVFLAKLDRSKIEYILLDPSCSGTGMLTRNDQEENKTEEKPMKKRLKGLSNLQGKLLRHALTDFPFVKRVVYSTCSIHAEENEKVVEEALSYTHNFKLVDCPKMFKNWTSVGLPEYSFGENCIRTVSDIDCTNGFFIAAFERKVS, encoded by the exons ATGTTGTCTGGCATGGCTAATGCCGTCTTGAAGCATTCGATTAAAGTCCCCAGACTATATAAATCTGCGGCAGTCGTATTGACCCAAGTGAAGGCCGGCAATAATGTGAAAAGTGTAATCGATAAAATTAAACACCCG aataaaaaagGCATCATGGCTTTGGTCTCGAAAACCATGCGCTACGATAAAACCATcgaagatattttcaaaaacacgaaaatctTAACGAAAGAAGAAAATATGGATGAAAACCTTGCAGCCATTCTAGTTACCGAACTGCtgtggggaaaaaaattgctgcAAGGTGATTCTAAACCTGTCCAAACAATTATGAAGTACAAAGAAATACTTGCGTCAGCCGTGGAATCGGACAAGTTGATCGACGACGAGCAATGCTTGCAGACTT CTTGGCGGCCTCGATACGTTAGAATAAACACAATTCAACACCGTCCCGACGCTGTCATcaattattttaagaaaaatgctTGGACTATGCTGAGAACACCCGAGACTTATGTCGACTATATCGAGTTGATAAAGTCAAATTTGAAAGACGCCAAGTTCATTCGAGACTACCACATGGAAGAAGTGTTACTCTTTCCATTCGGGACCGTATTCGCTGAGAATAATATGTACCGTAATGGAAGTTTTGTTTTACAAGATAAG GCTAGTTGTATGGCTACGCGTGTTTTATCTCCCGAACCCGGATCTACGATATTAGATATGTGCGCTGCTCCAGGAATGAAAACTACCCATTTAGCGGCTCACATAAAAAATCAAGG gaaaatttttgcgGTAGAACGAGATAAGACTAGGTTTGTGACATTAAAAGAAATGGTTCGTCGTTGTAAAGCGAAATGCGTCACTCCAATTCAATCCGATGTATTTCTAGCCAAACTAGATCGTTCGAAAATCGAATATATCCTGCTGGATCCGTCTTGCTCGGGAACTG GTATGTTGACTCGAAATGATCAGGAAGAAAACAAAACTGAAGAAAAGCCTATGAAAAAACGACTAAAAGGATTATCTAATTTACAAGGCAAACTATTACGCCACGCTTTAACCGATTTTCCGTTTGTAAAGCGTGTCGTGTATTCCACGTGTTCGATACACgccgaagaaaatgaaaaagtagtcGAAGAGGCTCTATCCTACACGCACAATTTTAAATTGGTCGACTGccccaaaatgttcaaaaattggacTAGTGT
- the LOC135838110 gene encoding ribosome biogenesis protein BMS1 homolog, whose translation MAAPAENMDSDVKKVHRKPRAGRKADKKNKNDPNAQNLTARQRNPKAFAINSAVRAERKFRRHQDLDTKKQHIPLIDRTPLEPPPIVVAIVGPPKVGKSTLMKCLIRNFTRQPLSTIKGPVTIVSGKRRRITFIECNNDINSMIDISKIADLVFLMIDGSFGFEMEIFEFLNICQVHGMPKIMGILTHLDMFKNNKTLKHTKKLLKHRFWTEVYAGAKLFYLSGILRGEYLRNEIERLSRFISVMKFRPLTWQTSHSYVVVDRMEDLTSQELIRQNPKCDRTVSLYGYVRGIPLNKNNSVHIPGCGDSKISNICFLPDPCPLPDKLKKRALVDKERLIYAPFSGVGGIVYDKDAVYVELGGSHSHKKLTNEERPEQEFVSSLVDTKQTLDAKLEQSEVQLFSNADAIVSREFKDDGNNEKSFENIEQDGRTRRKVIFTNESDDDDEDSCSENGADDGDNDDDEGDDDDEDVEEDEDELKDTESDDEDETKENEKIANTNEAFRSRKFASNDNDGDDDDDDDDDEDDIKWKTNLSQKASDAFVARQNTSANLWRLVYDSKELNNEEDDDEDEERVDGLFKVVSAKKKQLLQEKDTFNSEDCSRFIISYVRNWSDERVCDTIRDYFITGKWNSSEDANELLKLDDENNSSSEDELFGDFEDLESGRKFSGEETKAPVTEKPKRELDKAELIERKRRLKEKFDAEYDDKDPDKGGSYYDEMKQDASKQAELNKVEFEGLDDEIRVQLEGYRPGMYVRMELERLPCELVVHFDASYPLIVGGLQTGEENIGYVNTRVKKHRWYNKILKTKDPIIVSLGWRRFQTLPIYYKLEDNFRQRMLKYTPEHVTCMANFWGPLTKPGSGFLAIQDVSTKQEGFRIIATGTVVDANQSVQITKKLKLVGEPLKVYRKTAYIKNMFSSALEVAKFEGAKIKTVSGIRGQIKRACSKPEGVFRATFEDAIKLSDIVFCRTWCNVDVPKFYNPVTSLLCPSDEKNKWLCMKTAGQLKRENGVKVEPQIDSLYSDVHRKKKVFKQIKIPKRLQSQLPYKYKPKAAKVGPSSDTKNRLVVVRDAHDVKVSSLLKMVRTNYQDKQGKQRREVKNRAKEYKKSIKITEQIRQKKEKERRKKVFIKQTKRESRKQE comes from the exons ATGGCTGCTCCGGCCGAGAATATGGACAGCGATGTCAAAAAAGTACATCGTAAACCTCGCGCAG GAAGAAAAGCcgataaaaagaataaaaatgatcCTAACGCGCAGAACTTGACTGCCAGGCAACGCAACCCTAAAGCTTTCGCGATCAATTCGGCTGTTCGAGCGGAAAGGAAATTCAGACG TCATCAAGATCTCGACACCAAGAAACAACACATTCCTCTAATTGATCGCACTCCTCTCGAGCCACCTCCTATTGTTGTTGCAATCGTTGGTCCGCCGAAAGTTGGTAAAAGTACTTTGATGAAATGCCTGATTAGAAACTTCACTCGACAACCTCTTTCTACCATTAAAGGACCCGTGACCATCGTTTCgg GTAAACGTAGAAGAATAACGTTTATCGAATGTAATAACGATATCAACAGTATgattgatatttcaaaaattgctgatcTGGTATTTCTAATGATCGATGGCTCTTTTGGTTTCGAAATGGAAATATTCGAATTCTTGAATATTTGTCAG GTGCACGGGATGCCAAAAATTATGGGAATCCTCACTCACTTGGACatgttcaaaaataacaaaacactCAAACATACCAAGAAGCTTTTAAAACATCGGTTTTGGACCGAAGTTTACGCCGGTGCTAAACTTTTCTATTTATCTGGTATCCTACGGGGAGAATATCTCCGAAACGAAATCGAAAGACTGTCGAGGTTCATTTCGGTCATGAAGTTTCGTCCGTTGACTTGGCAAACATCTCACTCGTACGTAGTTGTTGATCGAATGGAGGATCTGACGTCTCAAGAATTGATTCGTCAAAATCCTAAATGCGATCGAACTGTGAGTTTATACGGATATGTACGGGGAATACCTTTAAATAAGAATAACAGCGTTCATATACCAG GCTGCGGcgattccaaaatttccaatatttgtTTTCTTCCTGATCCTTGCCCTTTACCCGACAAATTGAAGAAACGCGCGTTAGTGGATAAAGAAAGATTGATTTACGCTCCATTTTCCGGAGTCGGTGGTATAGTTTACGATAAAGACGCGGTGTACGTTGAACTGGGTGGAAGTCATTCTCATAAGAAG CTAACCAACGAAGAACGACCTGAACAAGAATTTGTGTCTTCACTAGTTGATACGAAACAAACGTTGGATGCTAAACTGGAACAAAGCGAAGTACAGCTGTTTTCAAACGCCGATGCCATAGTTTCTCGTGAATTCAAAGA tGATGGAAACAATGAAAAGTCTTTCGAAAACATCGAACAAGATGGAAGAACAAGACGAAAGGTAATTTTTACCAATGAAtccgacgatgacgatgaagaCAGCTGTAGTGAAAATGGTGCCGATGATGgcgataatgatgatgatgaaggcgacgatgacgatgaagaTGTGGAAGAAGATGAAGACGAATTAAAAGACACCGAAAGTGATGATGAAGACGAAAcgaaagaaaatgagaaaattgccAATACGAATGAAGCTTTCAGAAGTCGAAAATTTGCTTCCAATGATAACgatggcgacgacgacgacgacgacgacgatgacgaagaTGATATAAAGTGGAAAACTAACCTATCGCAAAAAGCTTCCGATGCGTTCGTAGCTAGGCAAAACACGTCCGCCAATCTATGGAGATTGGTATATG attCTAAAGAATTGAACAACGAAGAAGACGATGACGAAGATGAAGAAAGAGTCGATGGACTGTTCAAGGTAGTCAGCGCAAAAAAGAAACAACTTCTCCAAGAAAAAGATACCTTTAATTCGGAAGACTGTAGTCGGTTTATTATTTCTTACGTTAGAAATTGGTCGGATGAGCGG GTTTGCGACACTATCCGAGATTATTTCATCACTGGTAAATGGAATAGTTCGGAAGATGCTAACGAGTTACTGAAATTGGacgatgaaaataattcaagttcAGAAGACGAATTATTCGGAGATTTTGAAGATTTAGAATCTGGTAGAAAATTCTCAGGCGAAGAAACCAAGGCACCAGTTACCG AAAAACCAAAACGTGAACTCGACAAAGCTGAATTGATAGAAAGGAAACGTAGGCTTAAAGAAAAATTCGACGCTGAATACGACGATAAAGACCCCGATAAAGGAGGTTCTTATTACGACGAAATGAAACAAGATGCTTCCAAGCAGGCCGAA TTGAATAAAGTCGAATTTGAAGGATTAGACGATGAAATCCGTGTTCAACTGGAAGGTTATAGGCCTGGAATGTACGTGAGAATGGAATTAGAACGATTACCTTGCGAATTAGTCGTTCATTTCGATGCTTCTTATCCGTTAATTGTGGGTGGATTACAAACGGGCGAAGAGAATATAGGATATGTAAAT ACTCGCGTCAAAAAGCACAGATGgtataacaaaattttgaaaaccaaggATCCGATCATCGTTTCATTGGGATGGCGAAGATTTCAAACGTTGCCTATTTACTATAAACTGGAAGATAACTTTAGACAACG aATGCTGAAATACACGCCGGAACATGTCACTTGTATGGCCAACTTTTGGGGTCCGTTGACGAAGCCAGGGTCCGGTTTTCTTGCAATTCAAGACGTATCGACCAAACAA gaAGGCTTTCGTATCATCGCCACTGGAACAGTGGTAGATGCCAATCAATCGGTGCAGATTActaagaaattaaaattagtcGGAGAACCTTTGAAAGTTTATCGAAAAACTGCCTACATCAAGAATATGTTCAGTTCGGCTTTAGAAGTTGCCAAGTTCGAAGGCGCCAAAATAAAAACTGTATCCGGTATCAGGGGTCAAATCAAACGAGCTTGTAGTAAACCTGAAGGAGTGTTCAGAGCTACCTTCGAAGACGCGATCAAACTTAGCG ATATCGTGTTCTGTCGTACTTGGTGTAATGTGGATGTTCCGAAATTTTATAATCCTGTTACATCGCTCTTATGTCCGTCTGATGAGAAAAACAAGTGGTTGTGTATGAAAACCGCCGGACAGTTGAAACGAGAAAATGGTGTAAAAGTAGAACCACAGATAGATTCGTTATACTCG GACGTTCATcgtaagaaaaaagttttcaaacaaattaaaattccaaaacgtCTTCAAAGTCAGTTACCCTATAAGTATAAACCTAAAGCAGCGAAAGTTGGACCGAGTAGTGATACGAAAAATAGACTGGTGGTGGTTAGAGACGCACACGATGTTAAG gttTCGTCGttattgaaaatggttcgaactaATTATCAAGATAAGCAAGGAAAGCAAAGACGTGAAGTGAAAAATCGTGCCAAAGAATATAagaaaagtattaaaattacCGAGCAAATACgacaaaagaaagaaaaagaacgcaggaaaaaagtattcataaaacaAACTAAACGAGAAAGCAGAAAGCAAGAATGA
- the tam gene encoding DNA polymerase subunit gamma-1, mitochondrial, with translation MNRKLIRSIYPRDVIRRHSCIYKQSDSKETGAGLPESNIVISNVNNVSVEPDVHVPSSEEAVQTDDNFRTNSLNIQMLSRSLFEQIFGQVERKINRDEKLLQKSLDELRQHGLPGPMQKLPDVDLKLPEILNGDIEEHFYELGRQQSEPYKALTDRLLSPIPQMPSEWNFCAGWTKYVDGKPVSVDYPEEESLIFDVEVCCSEGEIPVMATAASPTHWYSWASKDLCAKRKAINKKKMSSYSTDDLIPIESAANVRGYKLDDRFSKPKIVIGHNVSFDRARIKEQYWLEKTALRFIDTMSLHIAISGVTSYQKLMLKSGAAQKEAWAELTSLNNSLNEVHKFYCGSSLKKEERNVFVTGSLKDIRDDFQSLMTYCANDVAATHKILTHLWPEFLNRFPHPVTLAGMLELSVCYLPVNRNWPTYIENSQQTYDDMNVEAKLLLSQVVDKNCQLLHNEKYKSDLWLWSEDWQLKPFKLNKAKTKSKKKTETCDKHAEETKNNQCESEKDEIGFDQDRIEKLRTRFSELLRTGERLPVRIPYLAGYPQWYRKLCSPPKAADWSPGPQLISTSMKVVPKLLSLTWNHMPLHHLKESGWCFIVPYQTDISFAEAEVAVFPVKEFVRYYLKLKETDCIRDPSIDVEKICVKLRQYLSGGGGGESIKLTCGLKKLPHKDGVDLNVGNPLARDFANKFSDSELKSNCENAVKMIEISRRLSYWKNNKDRIEGQFVVWLKDENLPSNLRSSQSHQKLGVILPSVVVCGTLTRRAVESTWMTASNASDERIGSELRGMIQAPPGYNIVGADVDSQELWIASLIGDSYQAKEHGCTPFGWMTLSGQKADKTDMHSVTAKTMGISRNSAKVVNYARIYGAGEKFANRLLKQFIPNIEDRDAALIARKMLQNTKGRRIYELKPDVLAEHKHRTFTLANARQLCMLYNKSVDQLFQPAKWRTGSESAMFNSLEEIACSAEPRTPFLGARLTKALEPTAHDDQKFMPTRINWVVQSSAADFLHLLLVCMRWLIGPKIRFCLSFHDEVRYVVPHNQKYQVALALHVSNLLTRSFCVRRLDMCDLPQSVAFFSSVEVDTVLRKESTQDCITPSNPHGLSKGYAIPPGESLNILDSIRKADGKIGNVEPKRT, from the coding sequence ATGAACAGAAAACTCATACGGTCTATCTACCCGCGTGATGTAATTCGTCGGCATTCTTGCATCTACAAACAATCCGACAGCAAGGAAACCGGCGCCGGTCTTCCAGAATCAAACATCGTGATCTCGAATGTAAATAATGTTTCAGTCGAACCCGACGTACACGTGCCTTCTTCCGAAGAAGCAGTCCAGACTGATGATAATTTTCGAACTAACAGTTTGAACATTCAGATGCTGTCTCGGTCacttttcgaacaaattttcgGGCAAGTTGaacgtaaaattaatcgcgatgaAAAGTTGTTACAGAAATCGTTAGACGAACTGAGACAGCACGGTTTACCCGGGCCTATGCAAAAGTTACCGGACGTCGATttgaaattaccagaaattttgaaCGGCGACATCGAAGAGCATTTTTACGAACTCGGCAGGCAGCAAAGCGAACCGTATAAAGCTTTGACCGACCGATTGTTGAGTCCTATTCCGCAGATGCCGTCGGAATGGAATTTTTGCGCAGGTTGGACGAAATACGTCGATGGGAAACCAGTAAGCGTCGACTACCCGGAAGAAGAAAGTTTGATATTCGACGTGGAAGTTTGTTGCTCGGAAGGCGAAATTCCGGTTATGGCGACAGCGGCGAGTCCTACTCACTGGTATAGCTGGGCGAGTAAAGATTTGTGTGCGAAAAGAAAAGCcatcaataagaaaaaaatgtccagcTACTCGACCGACGATTTGATACCGATTGAAAGTGCCGCGAACGTTAGAGGCTACAAATTGGACGACAGGTTTTCGAAACCGAAAATAGTGATCGGCCATAATGTTTCGTTCGACCGAGCCCGAATCAAAGAGCAGTACTGGTTGGAGAAAACTGCGCTCAGATTTATCGATACGATGTCGTTGCACATTGCCATAAGCGGCGTAACCAGTTATCAGAAATTAATGTTGAAAAGCGGCGCCGCTCAAAAAGAAGCGTGGGCGGAACTAACTTCTCTAAATAATAGTTTGAACGAAGTGCATAAGTTTTACTGCGGTTCTtcgttgaaaaaagaagaaagaaacgTATTTGTGACCGGATCGTTGAAAGACATTAGAGACGATTTCCAAAGTTTGATGACGTATTGCGCCAACGATGTCGCAGCTACCCATAAAATATTAACGCATTTATGGCCCGAATTTTTAAACCGATTTCCTCACCCGGTTACGTTGGCTGGAATGTTGGAATTGAGCGTATGTTATCTTCCGGTGAATCGCAATTGGCCTACGTATATCGAAAATTCGCAGCAAACGTACGACGATATGAACGTCGAGGCGAAATTATTACTGTCGCAAGTGGTAGATAAAAACTGTCAATTGCTCCACAACGAAAAGTATAAATCCGATTTGTGGTTATGGAGCGAAGACTGGCAATTGAAACCGTTCAAATTGAATAAAGCGAAAACGAAATCCAAGAAGAAGACTGAAACTTGCGATAAGCACGCTGAAGAGACGAAGAACAATCAATGCGAAAGCGAAAAAGACGAAATTGGATTCGATCAGGATAGAATCGAAAAGTTACGAACTCGATTTTCAGAGTTACTTCGTACGGGTGAACGACTACCCGTGAGGATACCATATTTAGCTGGTTATCCGCAGTGGTATCGAAAACTCTGTTCGCCTCCGAAGGCTGCCGATTGGAGTCCGGGTCCGCAACTAATCAGTACGTCGATGAAAGTAGTTCCTAAATTGCTCTCGCTTACCTGGAATCATATGCCCTTACATCACCTTAAGGAATCCGGCTGGTGTTTCATCGTTCCTTATCAAACTGACATAAGTTTTGCTGAAGCGGAAGTCGCCGTATTTCCTGTAAAAGAATTTGTTCGTTATTATTTAAAACTGAAAGAAACCGACTGTATTCGCGATCCGTCGATAGATGTGGAGAAAATTTGCGTAAAATTACGACAATATTTGAGTGGCGGTGGTGGTGGGGAGAGCATCAAACTGACgtgtggtttgaaaaaattacctcacaAAGACGGAGTCGATTTAAACGTCGGAAATCCTCTGGCTAGAGATTTCGCCAACAAGTTTTCAGACTCTGAATTGAAAAGCAATTGCGAAAACGCggtaaaaatgatagaaatcaGTCGCCGACTGTCGTATTGGAAGAATAACAAAGATCGTATCGAAGGTCAGTTCGTCGTATGGCTGAAAGATGAAAATCTACCGAGCAATTTACGATCGTCTCAAAGTCACCAAAAACTAGGCGTCATTCTGCCCTCGGTGGTTGTCTGCGGAACGCTTACTCGAAGAGCTGTCGAATCTACGTGGATGACTGCTTCGAATGCGAGCGACGAGAGAATAGGTTCGGAACTGCGAGGTATGATACAAGCGCCACCCGGTTACAATATAGTCGGCGCCGACGTCGACTCGCAAGAACTGTGGATCGCTTCGTTAATAGGCGACTCGTATCAAGCGAAAGAGCACGGTTGCACGCCGTTCGGATGGATGACACTGAGCGGTCAGAAAGCCGATAAAACCGATATGCACAGCGTTACTGCCAAAACCATGGGCATCTCGCGTAACAGCGCCAAAGTGGTAAATTACGCGAGAATTTACGGAGCCGGCGAGAAATTCGCGAATAGGCTTCTGAAACAGTTTATTCCCAATATTGAAGACAGAGATGCCGCGCTTATCGCTcgtaaaatgttgcaaaatacCAAAGGCAGACGAATTTACGAATTGAAACCCGACGTACTGGCCGAACATAAACACAGAACCTTCACATTGGCCAACGCTCGACAGCTGTGCATGCTTTATAATAAATCAGTCGACCAGCTTTTTCAGCCAGCTAAATGGAGAACTGGCAGCGAGTCGGCGATGTTCAACAGCTTAGAAGAGATCGCTTGTAGCGCCGAACCGAGAACGCCGTTTTTGGGTGCTCGTCTTACCAAAGCGTTAGAACCGACAGCCCACGACGATCAGAAATTCATGCCTACCAGAATTAACTGGGTTGTTCAAAGTAGCGCGGCCGATTTCCTTCATTTGTTGTTGGTCTGTATGCGTTGGCTAATCGGTCCGAAGATTCGATTTTGTCTCAGTTTCCACGACGAAGTGCGTTACGTAGTGCCGCACAATCAAAAATACCAAGTAGCTTTAGCCTTGCACGTTAGTAACTTGTTAACGAGAAGTTTCTGCGTTCGAAGATTAGATATGTGCGACTTGCCGCAGTCCGTTGCCTTTTTTTCTTCCGTCGAAGTCGATACCGTGTTGAGGAAAGAATCGACGCAAGACTGCATTACGCCGTCCAATCCTCACGGTTTGTCCAAAGGTTACGCAATACCGCCCGGAGAGTCGTTGAATATTTTGGATTCAATTCGAAAAGCTGACGGAAAAATCGGAAACGTCGAACCAAAACGTACTTGA
- the LOC135834204 gene encoding probable RNA-binding protein EIF1AD: MSSCLKKKHVMNEILSGDVEIKDGHQLVKVLKTQGNHLYEVQTTDNRQFLVSMPSKFRNTIWIKPGSFVIIEFIAEGNKVKGEIVKILLKEHVKEMKKDSRWQQEFDIFEQSISNEDNQIKSTSSSEEESS; the protein is encoded by the coding sequence atgtcGAGTTGTTTAAAGAAGAAACACGTTATGAATGAGATTTTAAGCGGCGATGTAGAAATCAAAGACGGACATCAATTAGTCAAAGTACTAAAAACTCAGGGTAATCACCTGTACGAAGTTCAAACCACAGATAATCGccaatttttagtttcaatgCCATCCAAGTTCAGAAATACAATTTGGATAAAACCCGGTTCTTTTGTGATTATTGAATTCATCGCCGAAGGCAATAAAGTCAAaggagaaattgtaaaaattttattgaaagaacACGTTAAAGAAATGAAGAAAGATTCACGCTGGCAGCAAgaattcgacatttttgaacaatcaaTATCGAACGAGgataatcaaatcaaatcaacgaGTTCTTCGGAAGAGGAAAGTAGTTGA
- the LOC135838130 gene encoding eukaryotic translation initiation factor 4E-like: MRDLSYAMEVAQDQENDSIKKSINDLPIDTPVSHPLEHEWTLWYYDNNKNKDWLENLHEVYTFSTVEDFWCLFNHIKPVTSLSAGNDYSLFKKGIRPMWEDDHNKKGGRWLLNMDGRMNRNDLHDLWLNLLLFMIGESFDEFSDEICGAFVNVRKLDKISLWTANADKRNEILEIGKKLKFECLRLPQEMKVIYETHLDSQNKTGSRAKYLHVV; the protein is encoded by the exons ATGAGAGATTTATCTTACGCAATGGAG GTTGCTCAAGATCAAGAAAACGACTCAATCAAGAAGTCGATCAATGATTTACCCATCGACACTCCAGTGAGTCACCCTTTGGAGCACGAGTGGACGCTGTGGTATTAcgacaataataaaaataaggaTTGGTTAGAAAATTTACACGAAGTTTACACATTCAGCACTGTAGAAGATTTTTGGTG TTTGTTCAATCACATCAAACCTGTGACTAGTTTGTCCGCGGGAAACGACTACTCGTTGTTTAAAAAAGGAATCCGACCTATGTGGGAAGACGATCATAATAAAAAAGGAGGTAGATGGCTGTTGAATATGGATGGCAGAATGAATAGAAATGACTTACACGATTTATGGCTTAATTTG CTTCTTTTTATGATTGGAGAATCTTTCGACGAGTTCAGCGACGAAATATGTGGCGCTTTCGTGAATGTTCGTAAGTTGGATAAAATTAGTTTATGGACAGCAAATGCGgacaaaagaaatgaaatactTGAGATCGG gaaaaaattgaagttcgAATGTTTAAGATTACCGCAAGAAATGAAAGTTATATACGAAACTCATTTGGATTCTCAGAATAAAACCGGCTCTAGAGCAAAATATTTACACGTTGTTTGA
- the app gene encoding palmitoyltransferase ZDHHC18 — MSHTTKKWEVFPGRNKFCLDGRIIMGPDVTVFYINVFLIVGTTLLFLIFDCPYLTKEIGIYIPIITVIFFVFVMSTLLRTSFTDPGIIPRATADEAMYIEKQIKIASCGEMTAERPPPRTKEVIIKGQSVKLKYCFTCKIFRPPRASHCSLCDNCVDHFDHHCPWVGNCVGRRNYRYFYLFTVTLSFYIAFVFICTCTHLYLLSEKKMMVEAIADSPASVVVILITFFSCWSVFGLAGFHTYLAASNQTTNEDIKGSFSNKRGGSSRNPYSFGNGCLNCCYVLCGPFPSSLIDSEGFVMPDFVNKSIIHERQPNKFTNTTYTPANVNGLPFQINGVKSHPNINQNDTKPHSSVISNQQLGNSSVQKSSPPLSYGVNEKSTSIKSRSIESDINRTEHVRLQNINETAIDVSKIDLDLDDVEALSSDKNALSLVPLSASKLQLLYDTTMIESALDLDSLEESTSSIGASSHVGLIKGKPTL; from the exons ATGTCTCATACTActaaaaaatgggaggttttcCCTGGCAGGAATAAATTCTGCCTTGATGGGCGTATCATTATGGGTCCAGATGTCACGGTGTTTTACATCAACGTATTTTTGATCGTGGGTACTACActtctgtttttaatttttga TTGTCCGTATTTAACTAAAGAAATAGGCATTTATATTCCAATCATCACGGTGATATTTTTCGTATTTGTCATGTCAACGCTCCTTCGAACCAGTTTTACTGATCCTGGAATAATACCCAGAGCTACTGCTGACGAAGCTATGTACATAGAAAAACAGATAA AGATTGCCTCTTGCGGTGAGATGACTGCCGAACGGCCTCCGCCCCGAACCAAGGAAGTTATAATCAAGGGTCAAAGTGTAAAACTGAAGTACTGTTTCacctgtaaaattttcagacctCCGAGAGCCTCCCATTGCAGTCTCTGTGATAATTGCGTGG ATCACTTTGATCATCATTGCCCTTGGGTCGGCAATTGCGTTGGCCGAAGAAATTACcgctatttttatttatttaccgtTACGTTATCATTTTATATTgcatttgttttcatttgtACCTGTACTCATCTGTATCTCT taagtgaaaaaaaaatgatggtcGAAGCAATCGCTGATTCTCCAGCCAGCGTTGTTGttattttgattacattttttagtTGTTGGAGTGTTTTTGGGTTAGCCGGATTTCATACGTATTTGGCCGCTTCTAATCAAACAACTAACGAAGAT ATCAAAGGCTCTTTTTCTAACAAACGAGGAGGTTCCAGCCGTAATCCATATAGTTTTGGTAATGGTTGTTTGAATTGCTGTTACGTGTTGTGTGGGCCATTTCCTTCGAGTTTAATCG ATAGCGAAGGTTTTGTCATGCCAGATTTTGTTAATAAAAGCATAATTCACGAAAGACAGCCAAACAAGTTTACAAATACTACTTACACGCCAGCGAACGTCAACGGATTACCTTTTCAAATA AACGGTGTGAAATCGCATCCAAACATTAATCAAAATGATACGAAGCCACATTCTTCTGTGATATCCAACCAGCAGCTTGGCAACAGTTCCGTTCAAAAATCATCACCTCCTTTATCATACG GTGTGAACGAGAAGAGTACGTCAATTAAAAGTAGATCTATTGAAAGCGATATCAACAGAACTGAACACGTTCGGCTGCAAAACATCAACGAGACTGCTATCGATGTATCGAAAATTGATTTAGATTTGGACGACGTTGAAGCGTTGAGTAGCGATAAAAATGCGCTTTCATTGGTGCCGCTGAGTGCGAGTAAATTACAGTTACTTTACGATACAACAATGATCGAATCGGCGCTCGATCTTGATTCATTAGAAGAATCTACTTCATCAATAGGCGCTAGTAGTCATGTTGGTTTGATCAAAGGCAAACCTACGCTTTAA